One segment of Cetobacterium sp. NK01 DNA contains the following:
- the rimO gene encoding 30S ribosomal protein S12 methylthiotransferase RimO translates to MKLGLISLGCSKNLVDSEHLIGLMVARKGFEITNDLEDADVVLINTCGFIGDAKEESIQAILEVAEKKNSGNVKKIIVAGCLAQRYADELIAEIPEIDAVVGTGEIHKIEEIVDTILEDEKIVRCETFEFLANSGTERILTTNPHTAYLKIAEGCNRRCTYCIIPQLRGNLRSRTIEDIVEEAKALAANGVREINLLAQETTEYGIDLYKKKALPDLLKELVKVEGIEWIRSYYMFPNSLTDELVEVIKNEPKICKYFDIPIQHISGNILQNMARAKSGDHIKSILNKIRTEIPEATIRTTVIVGFPGETEEDFEELKDFVKEFKFDYVGVFKYSREEGTVAHDLDNQVPEEIKEKRWAELTNLQAEVAEIKNRAMIGKVVEVMIDGISSESEFMLEGRTRGQALDIDGKVLTNDGTAKQGEIVKVKIEQNFEYDYIGAIVENE, encoded by the coding sequence ATGAAATTAGGTTTAATAAGTTTAGGTTGTAGTAAGAACTTAGTTGACAGTGAGCACTTAATTGGGCTTATGGTAGCTAGAAAAGGATTTGAAATAACAAATGATTTAGAAGATGCAGATGTTGTTTTAATCAATACATGTGGATTTATAGGAGATGCGAAAGAAGAATCAATCCAAGCAATATTAGAAGTAGCTGAAAAAAAGAATAGTGGAAATGTAAAAAAAATAATAGTTGCAGGATGTTTAGCTCAAAGATATGCAGATGAACTAATAGCAGAGATTCCAGAAATTGATGCTGTAGTAGGAACTGGAGAAATACATAAAATAGAGGAAATTGTAGATACAATTTTAGAAGATGAAAAAATTGTAAGATGTGAAACATTTGAATTCTTAGCAAACTCAGGAACAGAAAGAATTTTAACAACAAATCCTCATACAGCATATTTAAAAATAGCAGAGGGATGTAATAGAAGATGTACATATTGCATAATACCTCAACTTAGAGGAAACTTAAGAAGTAGAACAATAGAAGATATTGTTGAAGAAGCAAAAGCTTTAGCGGCAAATGGAGTAAGAGAGATCAATTTATTAGCTCAAGAAACTACAGAGTATGGAATAGATCTGTATAAGAAAAAAGCTTTACCTGATTTATTAAAAGAGCTAGTTAAAGTTGAAGGTATTGAATGGATTAGATCGTATTACATGTTCCCAAATTCATTAACTGATGAATTGGTAGAAGTAATAAAAAATGAGCCAAAAATTTGTAAATACTTTGATATTCCAATTCAACATATTTCAGGAAATATTTTACAAAATATGGCTAGAGCAAAATCAGGAGATCATATAAAATCTATTTTAAATAAGATAAGAACTGAGATTCCTGAAGCAACAATTAGAACTACAGTTATTGTGGGATTCCCAGGAGAAACAGAAGAGGATTTTGAAGAATTAAAAGATTTTGTAAAAGAGTTTAAATTTGATTATGTGGGAGTATTTAAGTACTCAAGAGAAGAGGGGACTGTAGCTCATGATCTAGATAATCAAGTTCCAGAAGAGATAAAAGAAAAAAGATGGGCAGAATTAACTAATTTACAAGCTGAAGTTGCAGAGATAAAAAATAGAGCAATGATAGGTAAAGTTGTAGAGGTTATGATAGATGGAATCTCTTCAGAAAGTGAATTTATGTTAGAAGGAAGAACAAGAGGACAAGCTTTAGACATAGATGGAAAAGTTCTAACAAATGATGGGACAGCAAAACAAGGTGAAATCGTAAAAGTTAAAATAGAACAAAATTTTGAATATGACTATATTGGAGCAATTGTAGAAAACGAATAG
- the pnp gene encoding polyribonucleotide nucleotidyltransferase, protein MFNEVSLSLEIGGRQLTLKTGKIARQSNGAVMVQYGDTILLSTVNRSKNPREGIDFFPLTVDYVEKYYSAGKFPGGFNKREARPSTNATLIARLIDRPIRPMFPEGFHYDVHIVNTTLSYDGESTPDFMGIVGSSVALTVSDIPFMGPVAGVVVGMIDGEFILNPTPEQLKISDLDLTVAGSMDAINMVEAGAREVDEETMLKAIMFAHENIKKLCAFQKEFQALVGKAKIEFQAPEVMPIVKNFIDQNGTTKLKEAVLTTGKQARQDAVDQLEETLFEEFVTTNFAEEEVPSEVVAEFAKYYHDLMKELVRDAILYNKHRVDGRATTEIRDLAAEVNVLPIVHGSALFTRGETQALVVATLGTKEDEQLIDGLDEEYFKKFYLHYNFPPYSVGETGRMGAPGRRELGHGSLAERALSYVMPSVEDFPYTVRLVSEITESNGSSSQASICGGSLALMHAGVPIKEHVAGIAMGLIKKDDDYVVLTDIMGLEDHLGDMDFKVAGTKSGITALQMDMKIAGISEDIMRIALSQALTARLEILNLMNSTISNTNELAPTVPRIHQMVIPKDKIAVLIGPGGKNIKGIIETTGATIDIEDDGRVSIFCKGLDVLDETIKLVNGYVKDVEVGEVYLGRVVNIAKFGAFMEILPGKEGLLHVSEISLERVANVEDVLKVGDTFEVKVISTENGKISLSRKKLLQEMAAE, encoded by the coding sequence ATGTTTAATGAAGTAAGTTTAAGCTTAGAAATAGGTGGAAGACAATTAACGTTAAAAACTGGAAAGATAGCTAGACAATCAAATGGTGCCGTTATGGTTCAATATGGTGATACTATTTTATTAAGTACAGTAAATAGAAGTAAAAATCCAAGAGAAGGAATAGATTTCTTTCCTTTAACAGTAGATTATGTTGAGAAATATTACTCAGCTGGAAAGTTCCCTGGTGGTTTCAATAAAAGAGAAGCTAGACCATCAACAAATGCAACTTTAATAGCAAGATTAATAGATAGACCAATAAGACCTATGTTCCCAGAAGGGTTCCATTATGATGTTCATATTGTTAATACAACACTTTCTTATGATGGAGAATCAACTCCAGATTTTATGGGAATTGTTGGATCTTCAGTAGCTTTAACAGTATCTGATATTCCATTTATGGGACCAGTAGCAGGAGTAGTAGTAGGTATGATAGATGGAGAGTTCATCTTAAATCCAACTCCTGAGCAATTAAAAATAAGTGATTTAGATTTAACAGTAGCTGGAAGCATGGATGCAATAAACATGGTAGAGGCTGGAGCAAGAGAAGTTGACGAAGAAACAATGTTAAAAGCAATTATGTTTGCTCACGAAAATATAAAGAAATTATGTGCATTCCAAAAAGAATTCCAAGCTTTAGTAGGAAAAGCAAAAATTGAATTCCAAGCACCAGAAGTTATGCCAATTGTTAAGAATTTCATTGATCAAAATGGAACAACTAAATTAAAAGAGGCTGTTTTAACAACTGGAAAACAAGCAAGACAAGATGCTGTAGATCAATTAGAGGAAACATTATTTGAAGAGTTTGTAACAACAAATTTTGCTGAGGAAGAAGTTCCATCAGAGGTAGTTGCAGAGTTTGCTAAATACTACCATGATTTAATGAAAGAATTAGTAAGAGATGCTATTTTATACAATAAACATAGAGTAGATGGAAGAGCAACAACTGAAATAAGAGATCTAGCTGCAGAAGTTAACGTATTACCAATTGTTCACGGATCAGCTTTATTTACAAGAGGAGAAACACAAGCCTTAGTTGTAGCTACATTAGGAACAAAAGAGGATGAACAGTTAATAGATGGACTAGATGAAGAATATTTCAAAAAGTTTTATTTACACTATAACTTCCCGCCGTATTCAGTAGGAGAAACAGGAAGAATGGGAGCTCCAGGTAGAAGAGAGTTAGGACATGGATCATTAGCTGAAAGAGCTTTAAGTTATGTTATGCCATCAGTAGAGGATTTCCCATATACAGTAAGATTAGTTTCTGAAATTACAGAATCTAATGGATCATCATCTCAAGCTTCAATTTGTGGAGGATCATTAGCTTTAATGCATGCAGGAGTACCAATAAAAGAGCATGTAGCTGGAATAGCAATGGGATTAATAAAAAAAGATGATGATTATGTTGTTTTAACAGATATAATGGGTCTAGAAGATCATTTAGGAGATATGGACTTTAAAGTAGCTGGAACAAAAAGTGGAATAACAGCTTTACAAATGGATATGAAAATAGCAGGAATATCTGAAGATATAATGAGAATTGCATTAAGCCAAGCTTTAACTGCAAGATTAGAAATATTAAATTTAATGAATAGTACTATATCAAATACTAATGAATTGGCACCAACAGTTCCAAGAATTCACCAAATGGTAATTCCAAAGGATAAAATTGCTGTTCTTATAGGACCTGGTGGAAAAAATATAAAAGGTATTATAGAAACTACAGGAGCAACTATTGACATTGAAGACGATGGAAGAGTATCTATTTTCTGTAAAGGTTTAGATGTTTTAGATGAGACTATAAAGTTAGTTAATGGATATGTTAAAGATGTTGAAGTTGGAGAGGTATATTTAGGTAGAGTTGTAAATATAGCTAAATTTGGAGCTTTCATGGAAATTTTACCTGGAAAAGAAGGACTTCTACATGTTTCTGAAATCTCTTTAGAGAGAGTAGCTAATGTTGAAGACGTGTTAAAAGTTGGAGACACATTCGAAGTAAAAGTAATTTCTACAGAAAATGGAAAAATCAGTTTAAGTAGAAAAAAATTATTACAGGAAATGGCAGCTGAATAA